A genomic window from Rhodococcus sp. KBS0724 includes:
- a CDS encoding LysR family transcriptional regulator — MELRHIRYALAVAEDRHFSQAALRLHVSQSALSTQIRDLERELGVELFQRNSRNVGLTEAGEVFVSRARDVLGAVSRLVSDVSGTDGEQVRLTVGVISSAGRVDVGKALAMLTQRHPGIDVTVRPYGSEVVIDGVRSGAIDVGIVGLAPGRLPKTFSAAPLWSESTAAFVPDGHRFSAMPSIRLDDLRDVPLVDFASGSEARVQTDRAFAESRVPRGRTYEANSVDLICSLTVNGLGVGLLPQSMSVEHPELVCVPIADAPHRVVQAITEPSHSSSLAREFVSLLSDQFTT, encoded by the coding sequence ATGGAACTCCGGCACATCCGCTACGCACTCGCCGTTGCCGAGGACAGGCATTTCAGCCAAGCCGCACTTCGGCTCCACGTGTCACAGTCTGCACTGAGCACTCAGATCCGGGATCTCGAACGCGAGCTCGGCGTCGAACTGTTTCAGCGGAACAGTCGCAATGTCGGGCTGACCGAGGCGGGCGAAGTGTTCGTCTCGCGGGCCCGAGACGTACTCGGAGCGGTGTCGCGACTGGTCAGCGACGTTTCCGGAACGGACGGCGAGCAGGTTCGACTCACTGTCGGTGTCATTTCCTCAGCGGGTCGCGTCGATGTCGGTAAGGCGCTGGCAATGCTGACGCAGCGCCACCCCGGTATCGATGTGACGGTGCGCCCCTATGGCAGTGAAGTGGTCATCGACGGTGTTCGATCGGGGGCTATCGACGTCGGGATTGTGGGGTTGGCGCCTGGCCGACTGCCCAAGACGTTCTCGGCCGCGCCGCTGTGGAGCGAGTCGACCGCCGCGTTTGTTCCCGACGGTCACCGTTTCAGCGCAATGCCGTCCATCCGACTCGACGATCTCAGGGACGTTCCGCTCGTGGACTTCGCGTCGGGCAGCGAGGCCCGCGTCCAAACCGATCGGGCGTTTGCCGAATCGCGGGTTCCTCGGGGACGCACCTACGAAGCAAATTCCGTCGACCTCATCTGTTCTCTGACAGTCAACGGTTTGGGCGTCGGCTTGCTGCCGCAGTCGATGAGCGTCGAGCATCCGGAATTGGTCTGTGTTCCGATTGCCGATGCGCCGCATCGGGTGGTCCAGGCGATTACCGAGCCATCGCATTCATCGTCACTGGCCCGGGAGTTCGTCTCACTCCTCTCCGATCAGTTCACTACTTGA
- a CDS encoding MFS transporter, which yields MISHDTRPRLGLPIVLLMAAATGLCAGGNYFNQPLLDSIAEYLNVSASTAATTVTIAQVSYALGLVLLVPVGDIVDRRKLTVGLMLLAALGQAVSGFAPNFATLAVGIAVAGVFSVAAQVLIPFAASLAEPQRSGQVVGTIMSGLLIGILLARSVAGLLSGLGGWSTVYKVAAVLMVVMAVALWRSLPADGGPRPKVSYLATLRSLGSLAKTLPRLRTRAAMGGLTFAAVSTVFTTMAFLLAGEFGYNDTQIGLVGLLGVAGASMATVAGRLADRGKTQLATGGALVVLLLCWLPFAFGGTHLVWFLVAFLLADLALQGVHVSNQNIIYALIPEARSRVNSVYMTTYFVGAAVGSAVGSVVWKEYGWSGVCVAGLAFSVATVVVWIVDRRLESVGSAPSAVPASAA from the coding sequence ATGATTTCTCACGACACACGTCCACGGCTCGGACTACCGATAGTGCTGCTCATGGCGGCGGCAACGGGCCTGTGCGCGGGTGGCAACTACTTCAACCAACCGCTTCTTGATTCCATTGCAGAATATTTGAACGTATCGGCGTCGACGGCGGCTACGACGGTGACCATCGCGCAGGTGTCGTACGCACTCGGCTTGGTGCTCCTGGTGCCGGTAGGTGACATAGTCGACCGACGCAAGCTGACAGTTGGCCTGATGCTTCTGGCGGCGCTCGGGCAAGCGGTCAGCGGCTTTGCTCCGAACTTCGCCACCCTGGCCGTGGGAATTGCAGTTGCCGGAGTCTTTTCGGTTGCCGCGCAAGTTCTCATTCCGTTTGCCGCATCACTCGCGGAACCACAGCGATCCGGTCAGGTGGTCGGCACGATCATGAGTGGCCTCCTGATCGGAATTCTGTTGGCACGCAGTGTTGCAGGCCTGCTCTCCGGGCTGGGCGGATGGTCGACGGTGTACAAGGTGGCGGCGGTTCTGATGGTGGTGATGGCTGTTGCCCTGTGGCGCTCGCTACCGGCGGATGGTGGTCCGCGTCCGAAGGTGAGCTACCTCGCGACCCTGCGTTCACTGGGGAGCCTGGCAAAAACACTGCCGCGGTTGCGAACTCGCGCAGCCATGGGCGGTCTCACCTTTGCTGCCGTCAGTACGGTCTTCACTACCATGGCATTTCTGCTGGCCGGCGAGTTCGGTTACAACGACACACAAATTGGCCTGGTTGGACTACTCGGCGTGGCGGGAGCGTCGATGGCCACAGTCGCCGGGCGTCTGGCTGATCGCGGCAAGACCCAGCTGGCCACCGGTGGCGCCTTGGTCGTCCTTCTGTTGTGCTGGTTACCTTTTGCTTTCGGTGGGACGCACCTCGTATGGTTCCTCGTTGCCTTCCTGCTCGCCGACCTTGCGCTGCAAGGGGTGCACGTCAGCAACCAGAACATCATCTACGCACTCATTCCGGAAGCTCGGTCACGCGTCAATTCCGTCTACATGACCACCTACTTCGTCGGTGCTGCCGTGGGATCGGCCGTGGGGTCGGTTGTCTGGAAGGAGTACGGATGGTCGGGGGTGTGTGTCGCGGGCCTGGCATTCTCCGTCGCCACGGTAGTGGTGTGGATCGTCGACCGGCGCTTGGAGAGTGTTGGCTCCGCGCCGTCGGCTGTTCCGGCCAGCGCGGCGTGA
- a CDS encoding HNH endonuclease signature motif containing protein, which yields MTTIFDSIAVGDVVAGSAVGVRGRLWRLRPSEVRDVAASVSAEILRLEAIRVAAVDELALNPDEQVLCYRGVGRWLAANTMLQNSAGNKIAALGAALRVFPDIAAQFEAGDLSLDHAALIAAFCESPPKGMPDIALTPSLKTLLAAASGVEATTVKVRYAIAVLERIFESDEPPPGEDDDLNALRIAPTLNGRVVIKGDFDALTGEMLLSALSGLSMPKPAADGTPDQRSAAKRTADAFTELIRRYLDNASTGIDGGQRPHVNVHITAKDLAEHRECASMRSDAASIDEEEFDDSEPGFEDLDVGYMPWMGPLSVSKTRMLACDCMLSTVLMDGNGAPLDATPLKRLVTAEQRIALIARDKGCAFPNCDAVPAWCDAHHIKPWSTGGLTVMDNLALLCRGHHTLMHSTSGFRGIWEIKMGSDHKPWFIPPSAIDPKQRRCRSTTRQGPVHRD from the coding sequence ATGACGACGATTTTTGATTCTATTGCGGTGGGGGATGTTGTAGCCGGTTCGGCTGTGGGTGTGCGCGGCAGGTTGTGGCGGTTGCGTCCGTCCGAGGTTCGGGATGTTGCCGCGTCGGTGTCGGCGGAAATTCTTCGGTTGGAAGCGATTCGGGTGGCCGCGGTCGACGAGCTGGCACTCAATCCAGACGAACAAGTGCTCTGTTACCGCGGTGTGGGCCGGTGGTTGGCAGCGAATACGATGCTGCAGAACTCAGCCGGCAACAAGATCGCCGCTCTCGGTGCTGCACTGCGGGTATTCCCCGATATTGCTGCGCAGTTCGAGGCTGGCGACCTCTCGCTTGACCATGCGGCGTTGATCGCCGCGTTCTGTGAATCCCCACCAAAAGGGATGCCGGACATCGCTTTAACACCAAGCCTGAAAACCCTTCTCGCCGCCGCATCCGGAGTAGAAGCTACGACTGTCAAGGTGCGGTATGCGATCGCTGTTCTGGAGCGGATCTTCGAATCCGACGAACCCCCGCCCGGCGAGGACGACGATCTCAACGCGCTACGGATCGCACCGACGCTGAACGGTCGGGTCGTGATCAAGGGCGATTTCGACGCACTCACCGGCGAGATGCTGTTATCTGCGCTGTCGGGGTTGTCGATGCCGAAACCCGCCGCAGACGGGACCCCGGATCAACGGTCGGCAGCGAAACGCACCGCCGACGCGTTCACCGAACTCATCCGCCGCTATCTCGACAACGCTTCCACCGGGATTGACGGCGGTCAGCGTCCGCATGTGAATGTGCACATCACCGCGAAAGACCTTGCCGAGCATCGCGAATGCGCCAGTATGCGCAGCGATGCCGCATCGATCGACGAAGAAGAATTCGACGACAGCGAGCCGGGATTCGAGGATCTCGACGTCGGCTACATGCCGTGGATGGGCCCGCTCAGTGTCAGCAAAACCCGGATGCTCGCGTGTGACTGCATGCTCTCGACCGTGTTGATGGACGGTAACGGCGCGCCCCTGGATGCGACACCGCTCAAGCGTCTCGTCACAGCCGAGCAACGCATCGCGTTGATTGCCCGAGATAAAGGCTGTGCCTTCCCGAACTGTGATGCGGTACCGGCGTGGTGCGACGCGCACCATATAAAACCGTGGTCGACGGGCGGTTTGACGGTGATGGACAACCTCGCTTTGTTATGTCGGGGCCACCACACATTGATGCACAGCACCAGTGGGTTCCGTGGAATCTGGGAAATCAAGATGGGTTCCGATCACAAACCGTGGTTCATCCCACCGTCGGCGATCGACCCGAAACAGCGACGTTGTCGCTCCACCACCCGTCAAGGCCCCGTCCACCGAGACTGA
- a CDS encoding YciI family protein encodes MTKYLISFPSKALVLTDEEFPIVSAESRAVIEEAKVAGVYVFGGGINEEVDTVLVSADGSVSTEIYPGSELNGGFTVLELPTREDAVEWARKIAVACRCSQELREFMYDPAS; translated from the coding sequence ATGACCAAATATCTCATTTCTTTCCCGAGCAAAGCCCTGGTGCTCACCGACGAGGAGTTCCCGATCGTATCGGCCGAATCCCGCGCTGTGATCGAGGAGGCGAAGGTTGCCGGCGTTTATGTCTTCGGCGGCGGGATCAACGAGGAAGTCGATACTGTACTTGTTTCCGCCGACGGATCGGTGAGCACTGAGATCTATCCGGGCAGCGAACTCAATGGCGGGTTCACCGTTTTGGAGCTGCCGACGCGCGAGGACGCCGTCGAGTGGGCGCGGAAGATCGCGGTGGCCTGCCGTTGTTCGCAGGAGCTTCGCGAGTTCATGTACGACCCAGCCAGCTAG
- a CDS encoding DEAD/DEAH box helicase family protein: MPPRKRTATTRKPATRKTAIRKTAIRKTTTRKTATTPDVPTAGPGERVWLLDVPFRTAAPGAQFVKKWKSYAWVGSQLPTELLPFKALPFSYQQWVEDDINGDAGERPTSAPKIPRPEQVSGAAAVVDAARAGRRGFLLADNAGLGKTLIAIMAAKVISEDRGESSILVLVDRPAQITIPHWRYSIASVGDGGFRWLIMSPDQLKKLIARNGRPKYTFGVVIADEAQLYSNDTQRTAAFEKVARFPNSHDQSPFVLSVTATPGHTPADQRYLAPLFAQLHNEPSEYWSDLGARLLESGLPLDKSYGKWTWSAEAKESPALQASALETVRGWLSNSKPPLMIHRPTPWGPVPLDGMPIDLTPAQRAEYETEWAEYAYEMGLARKSRNIARGRALVLRYRQKAGMIRAESTAQWAQAQVKAGKQVLVAVEFVSTAGDPLVEMIEDSGISVAKIFGAVTDKEHQRLRFQRGEAPVVVFNVTTSISLHANEALPDGTHASPLPRTGIFHQPRYSGIAAEQTFGRSHRDYQTCPWLIPFGVGTKEEDVATTMLRNLQSVTGLKGGDQSGLRSLAELLGVEWLEPDVLTAER, translated from the coding sequence ATGCCACCCCGCAAGCGAACTGCAACCACTCGAAAACCAGCCACACGAAAGACTGCGATACGAAAGACTGCGATACGAAAGACGACAACACGAAAGACGGCAACAACTCCGGACGTTCCCACCGCAGGTCCGGGTGAACGTGTCTGGCTTCTCGACGTCCCATTCCGGACTGCGGCGCCGGGCGCGCAGTTTGTGAAGAAATGGAAGAGCTATGCCTGGGTGGGCAGCCAACTTCCCACCGAACTTCTGCCGTTCAAAGCACTCCCCTTTTCCTACCAGCAGTGGGTAGAGGACGACATCAATGGCGACGCCGGGGAACGTCCGACTTCGGCACCTAAAATACCTAGGCCTGAACAGGTTTCGGGAGCCGCTGCTGTGGTCGACGCCGCACGCGCCGGCCGACGCGGTTTCTTGTTGGCCGACAACGCAGGTCTAGGCAAGACGCTCATTGCCATCATGGCAGCCAAGGTTATTTCCGAGGACCGCGGTGAATCCAGCATCCTTGTCCTCGTCGACCGACCAGCTCAGATCACCATCCCGCATTGGCGGTACTCCATCGCTTCCGTCGGCGACGGCGGATTCCGTTGGCTGATCATGTCTCCCGATCAATTGAAGAAGCTCATCGCCCGCAACGGCCGCCCCAAGTACACCTTCGGGGTCGTCATAGCCGACGAAGCCCAGCTGTACAGCAACGACACTCAACGCACGGCGGCGTTCGAGAAGGTTGCCCGCTTCCCCAACAGCCACGATCAATCCCCGTTTGTCCTGTCGGTGACCGCCACCCCTGGCCACACTCCCGCCGATCAGCGTTATCTCGCACCACTTTTCGCTCAGCTACACAACGAGCCTTCGGAGTACTGGTCGGACCTTGGTGCCAGGCTGCTCGAATCAGGCCTCCCTCTGGACAAGTCGTACGGCAAGTGGACCTGGAGCGCCGAAGCAAAGGAATCACCGGCACTACAGGCGAGCGCTTTAGAGACGGTGCGAGGATGGTTGTCGAACAGTAAGCCGCCGTTGATGATTCATCGACCCACTCCATGGGGTCCGGTACCACTGGACGGTATGCCGATCGACCTCACACCTGCACAACGCGCCGAATACGAGACGGAGTGGGCCGAGTACGCCTACGAAATGGGATTGGCCCGCAAAAGCCGCAACATTGCTCGCGGTCGCGCCCTGGTCCTCCGATACCGGCAGAAGGCGGGCATGATCCGCGCCGAATCCACCGCTCAGTGGGCGCAAGCTCAGGTCAAGGCCGGCAAGCAGGTGCTGGTTGCCGTCGAATTCGTGTCCACTGCGGGCGATCCCCTCGTCGAGATGATCGAAGACTCCGGCATATCTGTTGCCAAAATTTTTGGTGCCGTGACGGACAAGGAGCATCAACGCCTTCGCTTCCAACGCGGCGAAGCCCCGGTTGTCGTTTTCAACGTCACGACGTCCATCTCACTGCATGCCAACGAGGCACTACCCGACGGTACTCATGCGTCACCACTGCCTCGCACCGGGATCTTCCATCAACCCCGCTACTCCGGTATCGCTGCCGAGCAGACTTTTGGTAGATCGCACCGCGACTACCAAACGTGCCCGTGGCTCATCCCTTTTGGAGTCGGAACCAAGGAAGAGGATGTTGCAACAACCATGCTGCGTAATCTTCAATCGGTGACTGGATTGAAGGGTGGAGACCAGTCAGGTCTGCGCAGTCTGGCCGAACTCCTCGGAGTTGAATGGCTCGAACCTGATGTCCTCACTGCTGAGCGCTAG
- a CDS encoding SDR family oxidoreductase, whose translation MSERPRTIAITGATGHIGGEVARILTDAGMPLRLIARSVSRLPQLPGTETAEASFSDRDRAAAALTDIDIVFMVSAAESADRVDQHRTFIDAAASAGVRHIVYTSYLGAAPDATFTLARDHWATEQHIRSTGMSFTFLRDSAYLDFLPALAGADGVIRGPAGNGAVGAVARSDIARVAAAVLTDPDSHVGRTYDLTGREALTLAEVAAIITDVTGRETVYHEETIEEAYASRASYNAPDWEVDAWVSTYTAIASGELAVISTAVQDITGRPPLTLRELLSTNETGTDA comes from the coding sequence ATGTCCGAGCGTCCACGCACCATCGCCATCACCGGCGCTACTGGCCATATCGGTGGTGAGGTCGCTCGCATCCTCACCGACGCCGGCATGCCACTGAGGCTGATTGCGCGTTCGGTGAGCCGACTCCCCCAGTTACCCGGAACAGAGACGGCGGAAGCCTCCTTCTCCGATCGCGATCGCGCCGCCGCGGCTCTCACCGACATCGATATCGTGTTCATGGTCTCGGCCGCGGAGAGCGCCGACCGTGTAGATCAGCACCGCACCTTCATCGACGCTGCTGCCTCGGCGGGCGTGCGCCATATCGTCTACACCTCGTACCTCGGCGCAGCACCGGACGCCACCTTCACGTTGGCCCGCGATCACTGGGCCACCGAGCAGCATATCCGTTCCACCGGAATGTCTTTCACCTTTCTCCGAGACAGCGCCTATCTCGACTTCCTTCCCGCGCTTGCCGGCGCTGACGGTGTCATCCGGGGCCCGGCGGGCAATGGTGCTGTCGGTGCGGTTGCTCGATCGGACATCGCCCGAGTCGCTGCGGCGGTACTCACGGACCCCGATTCGCACGTCGGTCGAACTTACGACCTCACCGGTCGGGAGGCACTGACTCTGGCGGAAGTAGCCGCGATCATCACCGACGTCACCGGACGTGAGACCGTTTATCACGAAGAAACCATCGAGGAGGCTTACGCTTCCCGCGCGTCGTACAACGCACCGGACTGGGAAGTTGATGCCTGGGTGTCCACCTATACCGCCATCGCCAGCGGAGAACTCGCCGTCATCAGCACGGCGGTGCAAGACATCACCGGACGCCCGCCGTTGACGCTGCGCGAACTCCTCAGCACCAACGAAACCGGTACCGACGCCTGA
- a CDS encoding carboxylesterase/lipase family protein: protein MTDDLEVALDSGKIRGRYLDTRAGRLRTWRGIPYAAPPIGPARFLAPQPVAPWSGILSATEFGSPAPQRKSTDNESCLFVNVVAPNSSSTEPLPVMVFIHGGAYNGGNPSAPMYWGTSLVARGGVIYVSVQYRLGALGYLDFSEFSTAEQSFDSNIGLRDQIAALEWVQRNSAAFGGDPANVTVFGESSGANAVTTLMTAPSARGLFARAIAQSPPAASAYGKERAHRWSREFLDIAGAPTKTPAAWLRHAPVHRLVEVGDELVRRGADEEPGTRAFAPVVGDDVLPEHPLDIFAAGKSHPVPLMLGSNLHEGRIFPRFLNILPTDPARIEKMFSHVSADVKNRALAAYPTYPHRYAAADIGGDITFWEPMVLCAQGHCDVAPTYSYRYDFAPRVLTLVGLGATHATELFAVFGRSDALTGALTAIGGRRSLATVTTAMQEHWINFAKTGSPGPEWPVYTGAQRRTMIFDRTCRVESDPLGDRRRAWIGYEHRR, encoded by the coding sequence GTGACCGACGATCTCGAAGTAGCACTCGATTCGGGAAAGATCAGGGGCCGATACCTCGACACCCGCGCCGGACGGCTCCGCACGTGGCGAGGCATTCCCTACGCTGCTCCTCCGATCGGACCGGCGCGGTTTCTCGCTCCGCAACCGGTTGCGCCGTGGTCAGGAATCTTGTCGGCCACCGAGTTCGGTTCACCGGCACCACAACGCAAGAGCACCGACAACGAATCGTGCCTGTTCGTGAATGTGGTTGCTCCGAACTCGTCGTCTACTGAACCCCTCCCGGTGATGGTGTTCATTCACGGTGGTGCGTACAACGGCGGAAACCCATCGGCGCCGATGTACTGGGGAACGTCGTTGGTCGCACGCGGCGGCGTCATCTACGTCTCCGTCCAGTACCGCCTCGGTGCGCTCGGCTACCTCGATTTCAGCGAATTCTCCACTGCAGAGCAATCGTTCGACTCCAATATCGGGCTGCGTGATCAGATCGCGGCACTGGAATGGGTCCAGCGAAACAGTGCAGCATTCGGCGGCGACCCCGCTAATGTCACCGTCTTCGGTGAATCCTCCGGCGCAAATGCCGTCACCACCTTGATGACAGCACCGTCTGCTCGAGGGTTGTTTGCCCGCGCTATCGCGCAAAGCCCGCCAGCGGCTTCGGCATACGGGAAGGAACGCGCCCACCGATGGTCACGCGAGTTCCTCGACATTGCCGGAGCCCCGACCAAGACACCGGCGGCCTGGTTACGACATGCACCGGTGCACCGACTGGTCGAGGTCGGCGACGAACTTGTGCGTCGCGGCGCCGACGAAGAACCCGGCACCCGTGCCTTCGCCCCGGTTGTGGGCGACGACGTCCTCCCCGAACACCCGCTGGACATATTTGCCGCCGGCAAATCTCATCCCGTTCCACTGATGCTCGGCTCGAATCTTCACGAGGGCAGAATCTTTCCACGATTCCTCAACATTCTCCCCACCGATCCTGCCCGCATCGAGAAGATGTTTTCGCACGTATCGGCCGACGTGAAGAACCGCGCACTCGCCGCCTATCCGACGTACCCGCACCGCTACGCCGCCGCAGATATAGGCGGCGACATCACATTCTGGGAACCGATGGTCCTGTGCGCACAAGGACATTGCGACGTGGCTCCCACGTACAGCTACCGCTACGATTTTGCGCCGCGCGTCCTCACTCTTGTCGGGTTGGGCGCAACACACGCCACGGAACTCTTTGCCGTCTTCGGCCGATCGGACGCCCTCACCGGAGCGCTGACTGCGATCGGCGGGCGCCGGTCCCTGGCCACAGTCACCACAGCGATGCAAGAACATTGGATCAACTTCGCGAAAACCGGTAGCCCCGGCCCGGAGTGGCCCGTGTACACGGGCGCGCAGCGGCGAACCATGATCTTCGATCGCACCTGCCGGGTGGAGAGCGATCCCCTCGGCGACCGTCGAAGAGCCTGGATCGGGTACGAGCACCGACGCTGA
- a CDS encoding carboxylesterase/lipase family protein, translating to MAADAPMNSGLLVNTSDGALRGTRVGKLRAWRGIPYARPPVGALRLQAPRPVRPWRGERNASAFGDASVQNKKGLALAPGKYQPSSEDCLTLNVLAPEYPSREPLPVMVFIHGGANTIGTSATGIYSGRSLVTRGNIVYVSINYRLGALGFLDFTEFSTPRHHFDANLGLRDQVAALQWVQRNIAAFGGDPDRVTVFGESAGATGVTTLLATPAAKGLFTAAIAESPAPDLVANQGLSREWGRRFIDILGSDAAPDEALRLTSARELGRAGARLGAEALAATPGLHPFGPSIDGDFLPLAPTEACSRGLAHRVPLIIGTNKREGTLFPKFLDGLPTTPARIERMFTLTDPAAGNRILATYPGYPSTDTAIDIGADTTFWHPSLELAQAHAQYAPTYSYRFDFAPPLMRWVGLDATHGLEMFAVFGIGQSAVGRGLTLPGGRQGLRAVTDAMQGHWLHFAKHASPRSDWPSYDAVRRTMIFDATPRVETDPRAEQRRAWAGYAGYRNYTPHQVSS from the coding sequence ATGGCGGCAGACGCACCGATGAATTCAGGTCTCCTCGTAAACACGTCCGACGGAGCATTACGCGGCACGCGCGTAGGCAAACTTCGTGCTTGGCGAGGGATTCCTTACGCGCGTCCGCCGGTCGGAGCTTTGCGGTTGCAGGCGCCGCGACCCGTGCGACCGTGGCGCGGTGAGCGGAACGCGTCGGCATTCGGCGACGCGTCGGTCCAGAACAAGAAGGGCTTGGCGCTGGCTCCCGGGAAGTATCAGCCCAGCAGCGAAGACTGCCTCACGCTCAATGTTCTTGCCCCGGAGTACCCCAGCCGCGAACCCCTGCCGGTCATGGTGTTCATCCACGGGGGCGCCAACACCATCGGAACCTCTGCGACGGGCATCTATTCCGGTCGCTCACTCGTCACGCGCGGCAACATCGTGTACGTGTCGATCAATTACCGACTCGGTGCGTTAGGTTTCTTGGATTTCACCGAATTCTCCACGCCTCGACATCATTTCGACGCCAACCTCGGGCTTCGCGATCAAGTGGCCGCGCTGCAATGGGTGCAGCGGAACATCGCGGCGTTCGGCGGCGACCCCGATCGAGTGACGGTCTTCGGCGAATCAGCGGGCGCCACTGGCGTCACCACTCTGCTGGCAACGCCGGCAGCCAAGGGACTGTTCACAGCCGCCATCGCCGAAAGCCCCGCACCGGATCTGGTTGCCAACCAGGGACTCTCACGCGAATGGGGTAGGCGATTCATCGATATTCTGGGCTCAGACGCCGCCCCGGACGAGGCCCTGCGCCTGACTTCTGCTCGTGAATTAGGCCGTGCCGGAGCGCGGCTGGGAGCCGAAGCTCTTGCTGCCACACCAGGACTCCATCCGTTCGGGCCCAGCATCGACGGAGATTTCCTCCCCCTCGCACCGACGGAAGCATGCAGCCGCGGCCTGGCGCATCGGGTTCCGCTGATCATCGGTACGAACAAGCGGGAGGGCACGCTCTTCCCCAAGTTCCTCGACGGACTCCCGACCACTCCCGCGCGCATCGAGAGGATGTTCACCCTCACCGATCCCGCGGCCGGAAACCGAATCCTTGCAACGTATCCGGGCTACCCGAGCACCGACACTGCCATCGACATCGGCGCCGACACAACCTTCTGGCATCCGTCGTTGGAGTTGGCGCAAGCGCACGCGCAGTACGCACCCACGTACTCCTACCGCTTCGACTTTGCGCCGCCTTTGATGCGATGGGTCGGCCTCGACGCCACTCATGGACTCGAGATGTTCGCGGTATTCGGTATCGGCCAGAGCGCCGTCGGCCGTGGCCTCACACTTCCCGGTGGCCGACAAGGACTCCGCGCCGTCACAGATGCGATGCAAGGACATTGGCTGCACTTCGCGAAGCACGCATCACCGCGAAGTGACTGGCCGAGTTACGACGCTGTGCGTCGCACGATGATCTTCGACGCAACCCCTCGCGTGGAGACCGATCCACGGGCCGAGCAGCGACGGGCTTGGGCCGGCTATGCGGGCTACCGCAACTACACCCCACATCAGGTTTCCTCGTGA
- a CDS encoding NAD(P)/FAD-dependent oxidoreductase: protein MTEEFDVIVIGGGPAGENAAAYAIAGSTRTAAIVEHELVGGECSYWACMPSKALLRPGQVLDDADALPGVSAGPPDIEAILARRDSFTHNHDDSSQVEWAESTGIDVIRGHGALDGERTVVVDGTRRLFARQAVVLAAGTTASVPDTPGLRDALPWTSRDATNLHEVPRRVAVIGGGVVASECATWLLSFGAEVTLLVRGSAVLKSAEPFAGEMVARHLSKRGADVRFGTTVHSVSRPDARDTGEGNIHGGPVTIETSSGVIEVDELIVAAGRAPTSTHLGLSSIGLTDGAYVPTDDHLCAQGEWLYAVGDINGRSPLTHMGKYQARVCGDVIAARAASRALVDPRFIASADNGRVPQVVFTSPEAAWVGRTEKQARADGIDVEVVEIDIAVAGSSLLRDNYEGRAKLVIDRGADIIVGATFVGPDVSELLHAATIAVVGAVPLDTLWHAVPSYPTVSEIWLRLLEALR from the coding sequence ATGACCGAAGAATTCGATGTCATAGTCATCGGCGGCGGACCGGCAGGCGAAAATGCGGCGGCATACGCGATAGCCGGAAGCACCCGTACCGCTGCCATCGTGGAGCACGAACTTGTCGGCGGTGAATGCTCGTATTGGGCATGTATGCCGAGTAAGGCGCTGCTGAGGCCAGGGCAGGTTCTCGACGACGCGGACGCGTTGCCAGGCGTGTCCGCCGGGCCGCCCGACATCGAGGCGATCTTGGCTCGACGCGACTCCTTCACCCACAACCACGACGATTCCTCACAGGTCGAGTGGGCCGAGTCCACCGGTATCGACGTGATCCGCGGCCACGGCGCTCTGGACGGCGAGCGGACCGTTGTTGTCGACGGCACCCGCAGACTCTTCGCCCGCCAGGCCGTCGTACTTGCCGCCGGAACCACCGCGTCAGTGCCGGACACGCCGGGGCTGCGAGATGCTCTCCCCTGGACGTCGCGCGATGCCACCAATCTCCATGAGGTTCCGCGGCGTGTTGCGGTCATCGGTGGTGGCGTCGTGGCATCGGAGTGCGCGACGTGGTTGTTGTCCTTCGGCGCCGAAGTGACGTTACTGGTGCGCGGCAGCGCAGTTCTGAAGTCTGCCGAGCCGTTTGCCGGCGAGATGGTGGCACGTCATCTCTCGAAGCGCGGAGCCGACGTGCGCTTCGGGACTACCGTCCATTCAGTCTCGAGGCCCGACGCTCGGGATACGGGTGAAGGAAACATTCACGGTGGACCGGTCACCATCGAGACCTCTTCCGGCGTGATCGAAGTCGACGAACTGATTGTTGCCGCTGGTCGTGCGCCGACGTCGACGCACCTGGGTCTGTCGTCGATCGGTCTGACGGATGGCGCATACGTGCCGACGGACGACCATCTGTGCGCGCAGGGCGAATGGCTCTATGCCGTGGGTGATATCAACGGCCGGTCGCCACTGACCCATATGGGCAAGTACCAGGCGCGGGTGTGCGGCGACGTGATCGCCGCGCGTGCAGCGAGTCGCGCATTGGTCGATCCACGTTTCATCGCGTCCGCTGACAACGGCCGTGTCCCCCAGGTGGTGTTCACGTCGCCCGAAGCAGCGTGGGTGGGACGCACCGAAAAGCAGGCCAGGGCAGACGGTATCGACGTCGAGGTCGTGGAGATCGACATTGCCGTCGCAGGATCGTCGCTGCTCCGTGACAATTACGAAGGCCGCGCGAAACTGGTGATCGACCGCGGTGCCGACATCATCGTCGGGGCGACATTCGTCGGTCCTGATGTCTCGGAATTGCTCCACGCAGCAACAATTGCCGTAGTCGGTGCAGTCCCTCTCGACACGTTGTGGCATGCGGTGCCGTCATATCCGACGGTCAGCGAAATCTGGCTCAGGTTGTTGGAGGCACTGCGGTAA